The following coding sequences are from one Cryptococcus deuterogattii R265 chromosome 1, complete sequence window:
- a CDS encoding T-complex protein 1 theta subunit, translated as MSLKVPKASGPDLFKSGYKHLSGLEEAVLRNIAAVGELSEIVRTSFGPNGRNKLIINHLGRLFVTSDAATIIREIEVAHPAAKLLVMASTAQEAEMGDATNLVLIFAGELLKRSEHLLTMGLHPSDVIQGYEMALAKGREELETLVAAQITSSPLPSVDNLAAAVSSSLASKQPGCEALLSKLVAEAALAVMPKNPKDFNVDSVRVVKVLGGGLEASRVVRGMVFGREPEGIVKNATKAKVAVYTCGLDISQTETKGTVLLKKAEDLLNFSRGEEKQLEGYFKEIADSGVKLIIAGSGIGDLALHYLNRMGIAVIKVLSKFDLRRLCRVVGATPLARLGAPTPEEAGMIDVFETVEIGGDRVTVLRQEEGEKTRTATIVLRGATANYLDDLERSLDDGINTVRILFRDGRLVPGAGASEIELARRVSAYGGKTAGLAQHSIKRWAEACEVVPRTLAENAGLNSEDVVSSLYKAHVDGQVDAGVDIESEKEGVRSTKDLGVYDPYAAKDWALKLATEAAISVLRVDSIIVAKQAGLAPPKQQGHWDDD; from the exons ATGTCGCTAAAAGTACCCAAAGCTTCCGGCCCTGACCTTTTTAAGTCTGGCTACAAG CACTTATCTGGACTGGAGGAGGCCGTCTTGAGGAACATAGCGGCTGTTGGAGAACTCAGTGAAATAGTGAGGACTTCATTCGGGCCCAATG GTCGGAACAAACTTATTATCAACCACTTGGGCCGACTTTTTGTCACTTCTGATGCTGCCACCATCATCCGAGAAATCGAGGTTGCCCATCCTGCTGCGAAGCTTTTGGTCATGGCTAGTACTGCTCAAGAGGCCGAGATGGGAGATGCGACCAATCTTGTGTTGATCTTTGCGGGAGAGCTGCTCAAACGATCGGAACATCTTTTGACTATGGGTTTGCACCCGTCGGACGTAATTCAGGGGTACGAGATGGCTTTGGCAAAGGGACGAGAAGAACTCGAAA ctctgGTAGCCGCACAAAtcacatcttctcctttaccTTCTGTCGACAaccttgctgctgcagtttcttcctcccttgcCTCTAAGCAACCTGGATGTGAAGCGCTACTCTCAAAACTTGTCGCTGAGGCTGCCTTGGCAGTTATGCCTAAAAACCCTAAAGATTTTAACGTCGATTCAGTGCGAGTAGTCAAGGTCCTGGGCGGTGGTCTTGAGGCGAGCAGGGTCGTTCGGGGCATGGTGTTTGGCAGAGAACCTGAAG GTATCGTGAAGAATGCTACAAAGGCTAAAGTAGCAGTATATACTTGCGGCCTGGATATCTCTCAGACTGAGACTAAGGGTACTGTTTTGCTCAAAAAGGCGGAAGATCTGTTGAACTTCTCTCGCGGTGAAGAGAAGCAACTGGAGGGT TACTTCAAAGAAATTGCCGACTCTGGtgtcaagctcatcatcgccGGTTCCGGTATCGGTGACCTTGCCTTACATTATCTCAATCGAATGGGCATTGCTGTCATCAAAGTTCTTTCCAAATTCGATCTTCGACGATTATGTCGGGTTGTTGGTGCCACTCCTCTTGCCCGACTAGGTGCTCCCACCCCTGAGGAAGCTGGTATGATTGATGTATTTGAGACTGTCGAGATCGGTGGGGACCGTGTCACGGTCCTTcgacaggaagaaggggagaagacTCGAACGGCCACTATCGTTCTTCGTGGTGCCACTGCTAACTACCTTGACGACCTTGAGCGATCTCTTGATGACGGTATCAACACTGTTCGCATCCTTTTCCGCGACGGCCGGCTTGTGCCCGGTGCCGGGGCCAGCGAAATTGAGCTCGCTCGGCGTGTTTCTGCCTATGGTGGCAAAACTGCCGGCCTCGCTCAACATTCTATCAAGCGATGGGCCGAAGCTTGCGAAGTTGTTCCTCGTACATTGGCTGAGAACGCAGGCCTCAACTCGGAAGACGTCGTTAGTTCTCTCTACAAGGCGCACGTCGACGGACAGGTCGATGCGGGTGTGGACATTGagagcgagaaggagggtgtTAGGTCCACTAAGGACCTGGGAGTCTACGACCCATATGCAGCCAAGGATTGGGCATTGAAGCTGGCGACTGAGGCAGCGATCAGTGTTCTCAGAGTGGACAGCATCATTGTGGCCAAGCAAGCAGGACTCGCTCCCCCTAAGCAGCAGGGACACTGGGATGATGATTAG
- a CDS encoding mitochondrial intermediate peptidase 1, which yields MLRLPRITRRALSSLAPSALAPHFDRLLPPPPPAPLAPLCELPPLTGPDALQPLTRRTVLQADALVARIAAAPAHPDPAELRQVVKNLDRLSDVLCGVIDMCELVRNVHPDPRWIEETEKTYETLCSFMNQLNTNRGLYDALIATVSHKFPGNPLSPAELKVAQTFLSDFERSGIQLPPSVRARFVRHSDNILSLGRTFLSFVSAGPSTDSLIEIPEPEVLLAGLSPKFVASLPRKKRKGPVLLAPGSWEAQMIGRYAGNEEARRLVYIGSMREDKDRVHVLETMLKERAELAHVLGKETWADVALSDKMAKTPRNVLQFLTSLATHHRPSAAADVAALRRLKAFSLSAVTDGTSIRLPQPTVYAWDRDHYAEQYAASLVPNGSLSPITPYFSVGTAMSGLSHMLSRLYGISFKPVPVLHGEVWHPSVRRLDVMDEYGKRIGVIYCDLFSRPGKPSAGAAHYTVRCSRRVDDDPSEGDGLLPGWDQNLGKGMEVQGEALHGKEGKYQLPIVVLTTDFGTVEESSPALLGWNDLETLFHEMGHAIHSMIGQTEFHNVSGTRCATDFVELPSILMEHFISSPAVLSTFATHYATNEPLPIPLIQAHLQLDQSLKALETHSQILMALLDQKYHSIKHGEELDSTRVWNELQSQVGVIPPVRGTAWQTQFGHLYGYGATYYSYLFDRAIAGKIWSSLFAHNSTAGSGPRPPNDAAGDILSREGGEAFKEKVLKWGGGRDPWEMVGDVIGGAEGEQVAKGDEKAMELVGRWMIK from the exons ATGCTTCGTCTCCCCCGCATCACACGCCGggccctctcctcccttgcGCCCTCCGCGCTAGCGCCCCACTTCGATCGCCTCCTCCCTCCGCCGCCGCCCGCTCCTCTTGCGCCCCTCTGCGAGCTCCCGCCGCTCACCGGTCCAGACGCACTCCAGCCCCTCACCCGCCGCACGGTCCTCCAAGCCGACGCCCTCGTGGCGCGCATCGCCGCAGCCCCCGCACACCCAGACCCAGCAGAGCTTCGCCAGGTGGTAAAGAACCTGGACCGTCTCAGCGATGTTCTGTGTGGCGTCATCGACATGTGCGAGCTCGTGCGCAACGTCCACCCGGATCCCCGCTGGATCGAGGAGACGGAAAAGACCTATGAAACGCTGTGCAGCTTCATGAACCAGCTCAATACCAACAGGGGCCTCTATGAT GCGCTCATTGCAACCGTCTCGCATAAATTTCCCGGCAACCCGCTGTCGCCCGCAGAGCTCAAAGTCGCCCAGACCTTCCTCTCGGACTTTGAACGGTCGGGTATACAGCTGCCGCCCAGCGTCCGTGCGAGATTTGTCCGCCACTCGGACAATATCCTTTCTCTCGGCCGTACATTCCTGTCCTTTGTCTCGGCTGGGCCCTCGACGGACAGCCTGATAGAAATACCGGAACCAGAAGTGCTGCTCGCCGGGCTCAGCCCAAAATTCGTGGCTTCATTACCGAGGAAAAAGCGCAAAGGTCCCGTGCTCCTTGCGCCCGGCTCTTGGGAAGCACAAATGATCGGGAGATATGCAGGCAATGAGGAAGCTCGTCGCCTGGTGTATATTGGTTCCATGCGAGAAGACAAGGACAGAGTCCATGTCTTGGAAACCATGTTGAAAGAACGAGCAGAGCTGGCTCATGTCCTTGGAAAGGAGACGTGGGCCGATGTCGCACTATCCGATAAGATGGCCAAGACGCCTCGAAACGTTTTGCAGTTCCTCACATCTCTGGCGACACACCACCGtccatcagcagcagcagacgTTGCAGCGCTTCGGCGCCTCAAggccttttctctttccgcAGTCACCGACGGCACTTCCATCCGGTTGCCGCAACCGACCGTTTACGCTTGGGATAGAGACCATTATGCAGAGCAATACGCTGCATCATTAGTACCCAACGGATCCTTATCGCCCATTACACCCTACTTTTCCGTGGGCACAGCCATGTCTGGCCTTTCACACATGTTGTCCCGTCTCTATGGTATTTCATTCAAGCCCGTGCCCGTCTTGCATGGCGAAGTCTGGCACCCCTCAGTGAGGAGACTGGACGTGATGGACGAATACGGTAAACGAATAGGAGTGATCTACTGCGATTTGTTTTCAAGACCCGGTAAGCCATCAGCTGGCGCAGCCCACTATACCGTCCGCTGCTCGAGGAGAGTGGATGATGATCCTTCCGAGGGAGATGGCCTGCTTCCAGGATGGGATCAGAATCTTGGTAAAGGAATGGAAGTGCAAGGTGAAGCGTTGCATGGTAAAGAGGGCAAATACCAACTTCCCATCGTCGTCCTCACTACAGACTTTGGAACCGTTGAAGAAAGCAGCCCAGCGTTGCTTGGGTGGAATGATCTCGAGACTCTGTTCCACGAGATGGGGCATGCTATCCACT CAATGATTGGCCAGACAGAGTTTCACAATGTGTCCGGTACTCGATGTGCCACCGACTTTGTCGAActcccttccatcctcatgGAGCACTTTATCTCTTCCCCAGCTGTCCTCAGCACATTCGCCACCCACTACGCCACCAATGAACCTTTACCGATCCCACTCATCCAAGCGCATTTGCAACTCGACCAATCCCTCAAAGCCCTCGAAACACATTCCCAAATCCTGATGGCACTGCTCGACCAAAAATATCACTCGATCAAGCACGGGGAAGAACTTGACTCTACGAGGGTTTGGAACGAACTGCAAAGCCAGGTGGGCGTGATCCCACCGGTACGCGGCACTGCGTGGCAAACACAGTTTGGACATTTGTACGGATACGGCGCGACGTATTATTCATACCTGTTTGACCGCGCCATCGCGGGCAAAATCTGGTCATCACTGTTTGCACACAACTCGACTGCCGGGTCAGGGCCTCGTCCTCCAAATGATGCGGCAGGAGATATACTCTCCAGAGAGGGAGGTGAAGCGTTCAAGGAAAAAGTATTGAAATGGGGTGGTGGGAGAGATCCATGGGAAATGGTCGGAGACGTGATTGGAGGTGCAGAGGGCGAGCAAGTAGCCaagggagatgaaaaggcCATGGAACTGGTCGGTAGATGGATGATCAAATAG